TCGCGGTGATCTCCTCGTCGGTGAGGCCGCTCGCATCGAGGGCCGAACCGACACCCTCGATTCGTTCGGTCGAGAGTCCACTCTCGGAGAGTGAGTCGGCGATCGATCGTGCGTCGAGCGTTCGTTCCTCTTCGTCCGTCGTGGTGGTTTCAGTCGGCGTCTGCGTGGTTGTCGTCTGCGTTTCGGTCGGCGTTGTCGTCTGCGTTTCAGTCGGCGTTGTCGTGTCTGTAGTCGTCTCTGTGGCCGTCGTGGTTCCTGGTTCGGACGTGTCCGTTTCCGTCTCAGTCTCGGTCGTCGTTTCGGTTGCGGTGGTCTCAGTCTCGGTGGTCGTTTCGGTTGTGCTGGTCTCGGTTTCGGTGGTCGTTTCGGTTGTGCTGGTCTCNGTGGCCGTTTCCGTCTCGGTTGCCGTCGGCGTGGCGGTCGGGGTTTCCGTTTCGGTCGTCGTCTCTTGACTGCCAACGGCGAGCGACGCACCGTCGGTTCCGGTCACTTCGTACACGTCGCCAGCGCTGTCGCTGATCTCGGCCACGTCGAGCGAGAGGTCGCTCGACCCCGTTGCGGTGCCTTCGACCGTGACCGTCGCGATCACGACGCTGTCGTCATCGGACAACGCGTTGCCGAAGTAGATGGCATCGAAGTCGACGCTGGAGCCATCGTCGGCGATCGCGACGTTCTGGTTCGCCGGCTCGCCGGTGATCGAGAGGTCGGTGATCGTTCCAACGGACGGGTCGTCGAGCGTGACGGCCGCGTCGGTCGTGCCGATCCCGCCATCGGTGTTCTCGACGACGACCTCGTAGGTCGTCGTCTCGCCGGGTTCGATCTGCTGTTCGGCGGGTGAGAGCGAGACGGTGGTGCTGCCGGCCGCGCTGGCGGTGAACGTCACGGCCGAACCGGCCGAGCCGAGCACGAGAACGGCGAGTACGAGGCTGAGGATCGATTTCCGTCGTGTGTCGAGGAAGTTCGTCATTGGGTGTATAGTGAGTGGTGATGTGGGTGTGTGGCGATTTGGTAGAGTCTCTCGATCAGTTGGCGGTCGACCACTCGTTGTAGAGTGCCTGGGCGTCGGCTTGGGTCACGCTGCCGTCGCCGTTGAAGTCGAACGCGTCGACGTTGTTCTGCACCGTCGAGCTGCCGAGGCTGTCGTAGAGCGCCTGGGCGTCGGCCTGAGTTAGTTGGCCGTCGCCGTTGACGTCCTCGTACTGTCCGTCGCCGTCGGTGTCGGTCGGCGGGTTCTCGAAGTCGCCGACAGGACCGGGACCGGTTCCGTTTTCGAGCGTTTCTTCGTCGAACTGGTTGACGTCGCCGTCCTCACGGTCCGTGTCGGTGCCGATGACCGCACCGTTGGCCACGGAGGCCCCGACTGCACCGCTGCCAGCGTTGAACTTGGGTGCGTACTCCACCGACACCACGCTCGCGTTGTCCGTTATCGTGGCGTCCATCGAGTTTCGCACGGTCGCGTTCGAGTAGTAGAACTTGAAACTCCCCGTGCTCCCGATCTCGCTGATCTCCTCGTCGAAGGTGAAACGAAGCTCGTTCTCGCCGGCTCTGGCGACCGAGACGAGGTCGGGGTTCGCGGAGTTGCCGTCGTTGTTGAAGGCGACTGCCTGTTTGGGATTGGCCGTCTCGTCGCCCTCACCCGCGACCCGAACCGTGTTCGGATCCACGAACCCACGAACGACCGTCGCGGGGTCGATCCGCCCGTCGAACGGCACCGTCAGCGACGTCGTGTCGTTCGTGGGCCCGATGATCTCGTTGTTGCCGTCGAAAACTTGATTCTGGAAGTTCCGGCTGTCGTTGGGAACCATCTGGAAGTTGCCTGCCCCGCCCTGAACGTTGACCGGCTCGTCGAAGTCGAACTCCACGAGGGTCTGACAGTTGGTGTCCTCGGGGTTCTGTCGGTAGGTGAAGTTGTCGATGCCGACGAGATCTGGGGCCTGTGTCGGGCCGTCCGCGCTGCCGCCGTCACCCATGTCGGTGGTGCCACCGTTGCCACATCGGCTGAACTCGGGGGCCGACTCGTTGCTCACTTCGACCTCGTCCGGCGAGTTCGTTCGCTCGCTATCCGTCTGGTTCGAGACCGTTCCCTGCGTGACTGACGCACCGACTGCTGCGGAGACGTCGATACCGTCGACCGTCACGTTCACGAGGCGCGGCGTCGCCAGCGAGTCGGTCGCGACGCTGCCGTCGTACTGGCTGGTGTTCTCGGCGTAAACCTGGAACCCGCCGTCGCTGTTGACGCTAACAGGCTCGTCGAACGCGTAGACGAGACTGTTGGTGGTCTCGTTGACGGTGACGTTCACCAGATCCGGGTCAGCGGAGTTGCCGTCGTTGGAAACGTCCGCCGTCTGGAGCGGGTTGCTGGTTTCACCGCCTTCGCCCGCCACTTTCACCGTGCTCGGCTGAACGATACCACGGGCGATATCCTCCTGACTCACCGACGTGGGGAACGCGACGGTGACCGTGTTCGCCTCGTTGTTGCTGGCGATGTTCTGTCCATCAACGACTTCACTGCCATCGATCGGGACGAGCTCGAAGTTCCCGCCCGAACTCATACGCTCTACGGCTTCGTCGAACGTGAAGTCAACGAGAACCGCCGGTTCGTTCCCTATCTCGTTCTGTCTAAAGTTATCAACCAACTGGAGGTCGGGTGCCTGTGACGGGCCGCTCGCCTGGCCGGCAACGCCGCCAGCGAGTACACCCATCCCGACGGCGACCGCGCCGACCACGGCCACAGCGAGAGCGATACTTGTTAGATATTTCAACGTCCGACCAGTACGCATTTTATATCTAACCACCCGTGCCCCACCTATATCTTGTGCTTGCAGCCGCGCTCTGTCCCGGAACGAAATCGCGCCCCTAGTCCGTGTGCAGTCGTCGAGCGCCCGATGTGGCGGGTGAGAACGAATCGTCGACCGAATGGTGGGATCGGTTCGAGATCACGTTGCCCACTCCCGTCAAACGCGAATTCCTCACTCGCGCTCCCACGTGACTTCGACCGCCACCTCGTTCGTCCGGAGGAACGGTGGCGTCCCTGGCGCATCGTAGCCGAGATCGAACGGCTCACCGACAGGTGTGACAGCGGATTCGGCGAGTGTTTCGAGGAGTTCGGATCGCTGGCGTTCCGTTCGCCAGTCGGTTGCCCACCACGAGAACCGCCGTGCTGCGATCGAACGTGGGTCCTCTGTAGCGAGCGAGATGGCCGCATCGGTCGGCCGTGGGGCCGTGTTCGGTGTGTACTTCGCAGGGAGGTAAAACCCCATCCGTACACCGTCGTCCCCGTCCTCGGTACGGACCGGTGACGTCATCGAAACCGATTCACCCTCGTCCGTTCGAGCGGCGTCGGTACGGACGGGTGATGTCATCTCGATCGATTCGCCGTCGGCGTCCCCATCGGTGCGAACGGGAGCCGTCATCGCCACCGCGGAACGCGACTCGTTCGCCCCCTGGAGATACTCGAAGAGCCGTCCGAACGCCTCGCGGTTCGAGGACCCCGTCGTTTCGACCCGAACGAGCTCGGGATACCGTCGGATCTCCGTTCGGTCGTCGAGGGTTCGTTCGACGGTGTACTCGACGCGCTCGGCCGATCGGGACGTGAGGACGCTATACCCACTCCACAGTGCCACCGCACCACCGACGGCGGCTGCACTGGCA
The Halococcus salifodinae DSM 8989 genome window above contains:
- a CDS encoding dockerin type I domain-containing protein, which codes for MAVVGAVAVGMGVLAGGVAGQASGPSQAPDLQLVDNFRQNEIGNEPAVLVDFTFDEAVERMSSGGNFELVPIDGSEVVDGQNIASNNEANTVTVAFPTSVSQEDIARGIVQPSTVKVAGEGGETSNPLQTADVSNDGNSADPDLVNVTVNETTNSLVYAFDEPVSVNSDGGFQVYAENTSQYDGSVATDSLATPRLVNVTVDGIDVSAAVGASVTQGTVSNQTDSERTNSPDEVEVSNESAPEFSRCGNGGTTDMGDGGSADGPTQAPDLVGIDNFTYRQNPEDTNCQTLVEFDFDEPVNVQGGAGNFQMVPNDSRNFQNQVFDGNNEIIGPTNDTTSLTVPFDGRIDPATVVRGFVDPNTVRVAGEGDETANPKQAVAFNNDGNSANPDLVSVARAGENELRFTFDEEISEIGSTGSFKFYYSNATVRNSMDATITDNASVVSVEYAPKFNAGSGAVGASVANGAVIGTDTDREDGDVNQFDEETLENGTGPGPVGDFENPPTDTDGDGQYEDVNGDGQLTQADAQALYDSLGSSTVQNNVDAFDFNGDGSVTQADAQALYNEWSTAN
- a CDS encoding SOUL family heme-binding protein, with translation MNRTRLGIASAAAVGGAVALWSGYSVLTSRSAERVEYTVERTLDDRTEIRRYPELVRVETTGSSNREAFGRLFEYLQGANESRSAVAMTAPVRTDGDADGESIEMTSPVRTDAARTDEGESVSMTSPVRTEDGDDGVRMGFYLPAKYTPNTAPRPTDAAISLATEDPRSIAARRFSWWATDWRTERQRSELLETLAESAVTPVGEPFDLGYDAPGTPPFLRTNEVAVEVTWERE